Genomic segment of Leptospira perdikensis:
AGTTTCGGAAGTTATCTCCTCGAACAAAATCATAAACTCGCAGTTCTTGCCATTGATCCCAGTAGCCAAAGAACAAAAGGATCTATTTTGGGTGACAAAACCCGAATGGAAATCCTCTCTAAATCTGCCAATGCCTTCATCCGCCCTTCGCCGAGCAGTGGTTCTTTGGGAGGGGTGGCCAGAAAAACACGAGAATCCATGTATCTTTGCGAAGCTGCAGGTTTTGATACCATCATCATTGAAACAGTGGGAGTCGGACAATCGGAAACTCAAGTCCATTCGATGGTGGATTTTTTCTTGTTACTGATGCTTGCAGGTGCTGGAGACGAACTCCAAGGAATCAAACGTGGAATTATGGAGATGGCAGACCTCATTGCCATCAACAAAGCAGACGGGCAAAACGAACCCTTTGCAATGAGAGCCAGGGTCGAATACGAATCGGCACTTCACCTCTTCCCGGCCCCAGAATCAAAATGGACACCGAGAGCAACAACCTGTAGTGGGATCGGCGGAAAGGGTATTGATGAAATCTGGAAATTGATTTTAGATTATATATCCACAACCAAAACAAATGGGTATTATGCGAAGAATCGCGAAAACCAAACCAAAATGTGGTTTCACGAAACACTCAGAGAGGTAGTCCTTGAAGATTACTTTGCCCGTCCTGGCAAAAAAAATTCCATTTTGGAATCGGAAAAAAAACTGATGAGTGGCCAAT
This window contains:
- the meaB gene encoding methylmalonyl Co-A mutase-associated GTPase MeaB, whose product is METPNEDMGQKKTPKEEPNQKSALSVNPGVADAPAISPYIRDQRKTLVRKEITAEDLAAGILSGNRTHLSKAITLVESNLEEHNDKAQAILELVMHKVGNSIRIGITGVPGVGKSTFIESFGSYLLEQNHKLAVLAIDPSSQRTKGSILGDKTRMEILSKSANAFIRPSPSSGSLGGVARKTRESMYLCEAAGFDTIIIETVGVGQSETQVHSMVDFFLLLMLAGAGDELQGIKRGIMEMADLIAINKADGQNEPFAMRARVEYESALHLFPAPESKWTPRATTCSGIGGKGIDEIWKLILDYISTTKTNGYYAKNRENQTKMWFHETLREVVLEDYFARPGKKNSILESEKKLMSGQSTLLKEIKRLMGN